The proteins below come from a single Dermatophilaceae bacterium Soc4.6 genomic window:
- a CDS encoding tyrosine-type recombinase/integrase, translated as MVTDGLRLLRGGAPTAPVAGPQVDPVAFQDACLRSFEASQVARGFAQTTMDNGAGVLERFLVSCGRPAWEVTREDVDRVVAGLVGQGLSAATRRGYVQTFKGFHAYLTARKSSEIEAAFGIRIVDPVDEFNAARHVDSSSPSATAPPDPQRMEEFFDFLKDRVAGARKYTAAGRDYALFRTLYLAGLRAEETASLDRADVHFGRGPFGKIHVRFGKGAKTSGPRPRWVPMLDGLDLILGWYLQDIAPRLGDGPALFCDEGGGRIHRGTIRNRLAHLLDLEQQARGDARPGAPALVRFSPHTLRHACATRNYERGVDLVAIQQMLGHWHVGTTMRYVTPSATFIEDAYRRAISGTLSELTGQDDAAQHVSAVEGSGPGRSGLEGDPDAH; from the coding sequence GTGGTCACTGACGGTCTCCGCCTCCTGCGTGGAGGTGCGCCGACCGCACCGGTCGCGGGGCCGCAGGTCGACCCGGTGGCTTTCCAGGACGCGTGCCTGCGCTCGTTCGAGGCCTCACAGGTGGCTCGGGGTTTCGCGCAAACGACCATGGACAACGGTGCCGGCGTCCTCGAGCGGTTCCTCGTCTCGTGCGGCCGACCAGCGTGGGAGGTCACCCGTGAGGATGTCGACCGGGTGGTGGCCGGGCTGGTGGGGCAGGGCCTGTCGGCGGCGACCCGCCGCGGCTACGTCCAAACCTTCAAGGGCTTCCACGCCTACCTGACGGCGCGCAAGTCCAGCGAGATCGAGGCGGCCTTCGGGATCCGGATTGTCGACCCGGTCGACGAGTTCAACGCCGCCCGGCATGTCGACTCGAGCTCGCCGTCCGCGACGGCACCTCCGGACCCGCAGCGGATGGAGGAGTTCTTCGACTTCCTCAAGGACCGCGTCGCGGGAGCCCGTAAGTACACGGCCGCCGGCCGCGACTACGCCCTGTTCCGGACCCTGTACCTCGCGGGGCTGCGAGCCGAGGAGACGGCGTCGTTGGACCGCGCCGACGTGCACTTCGGCCGCGGGCCCTTCGGGAAGATCCATGTCCGCTTCGGCAAGGGCGCCAAGACCTCCGGCCCGCGGCCACGCTGGGTTCCGATGCTGGACGGGCTCGACCTCATCCTCGGCTGGTATCTGCAGGACATCGCCCCTCGTCTGGGCGATGGGCCGGCACTGTTCTGCGACGAGGGGGGCGGGCGGATCCACCGCGGCACGATCCGCAACCGTCTGGCCCACCTGCTGGACCTGGAGCAGCAAGCCCGCGGTGACGCCCGCCCAGGCGCACCGGCCCTCGTGCGGTTCAGCCCCCACACCCTGCGTCACGCCTGCGCCACGCGCAACTACGAGCGGGGCGTCGACCTCGTCGCGATCCAGCAGATGCTCGGGCACTGGCACGTCGGGACGACGATGCGTTACGTCACTCCCTCGGCCACGTTCATCGAGGACGCCTACCGTCGCGCGATCTCGGGCACACTGTCGGAGCTGACCGGCCAGGACGACGCTGCCCAGCACGTTTCGGCTGTGGAAGGGTCTGGGCCGGGAAGGTCTGGGCTGGAAGGGGATCCGGATGCACATTAG
- a CDS encoding helix-turn-helix transcriptional regulator, translated as MAAAQREVWTGAQLRRLLAERAGLHLSAASVSALFSKQPSQVKLETLAALCTALECTPNDLIEVDTTPVAQAPAAPKPASKKAEPKVARGRSMPPL; from the coding sequence ATGGCCGCGGCGCAGCGGGAGGTCTGGACCGGGGCGCAGCTTCGGCGGCTGCTGGCGGAGCGTGCCGGGCTGCACCTGTCCGCGGCGTCGGTCTCCGCGTTGTTCAGCAAGCAGCCCAGCCAGGTCAAGCTCGAGACCCTGGCGGCGCTGTGCACGGCGCTGGAGTGCACCCCCAACGACCTGATCGAGGTCGACACCACCCCCGTCGCCCAGGCGCCGGCGGCCCCGAAACCTGCCTCGAAGAAAGCCGAACCGAAAGTCGCCCGCGGCCGGTCCATGCCGCCGCTATGA